In Monomorium pharaonis isolate MP-MQ-018 chromosome 3, ASM1337386v2, whole genome shotgun sequence, a genomic segment contains:
- the LOC105832976 gene encoding UPF0488 protein CG14286 gives MPPKPVMNSKRNSKTKKDVELCDPPKVVNTKSASGLSPEAEDRFELELCWCIQQLEASLGTGKLQEKQVQELSKQLQSLKSNTASLIRKRQIMRNTFGDYREKMAEDERKFSKTMSTVKFTSSTSADKKSIFIKKATAHMQNLNKQTDGLQSISQSAKQIVSDSNGTETPFQFNFQVCQ, from the exons ATGCCGCCAAAACCTGTGATg AATTCTAAACGCAACAGCAAGACCAAGAAAGACGTAGAACTATGTGATCCTCCCAAGGTAGTAAACACTAAAAGTGCAAGCGGTTTAAGTCCCGAAGCGGAGGATCGGTTTGAGTTGGAATTATGTTGGTGTATACAACAGCTGGAGGCGAGCTTAGGTACTGGCAAGTTGCAGGAGAAGCAGGTGCAGGAACTCAGCAAACAGTTACAATCGTTAAAAAGCAACACTGCatcattaataagaaaaagacaAATAATGAGAAATACATTTGGAGACTACAGGGAAAAAATGGCTGAGGACGAGCGGAAGTTTAGCAAAACTATGTCGACTGTCAAGTTCACTAGTTCTACTTCAGCAGataaaaagtcaatatttatcaaaaaagcTACTGCACATATGCAGAATTTGAATAAACAGACAGATGGACTGCAAAGTATATCCCAAAGTGCAAAACAAATTGTTAGTGATAGTAATGGAACTGAAACTCCATTTCAGTTTAATTTTCAAGtatgtcaataa
- the LOC105836654 gene encoding myocyte-specific enhancer factor 2 isoform X1 — protein sequence MGRKKIQISRITDERNRQVTFNKRKFGVMKKAYELSVLCDCEIALIIFSSSNKLYQYASTDMDKVLLKYTEYNEPHESLTNKNIIEALNKKEHKGAMSPESPEPDAIEYNLTPRTEAKYTKIDEEFQMMMQRHQHNGSRTMGQSNYTLPVSVPVNSYSESLLGSSPQMAHTSISPRPSSSETDSVYPPGGMLEMSNGYPPSASPLGGSPSPGPSPALGVGGGSANKSSNPSRHSPQPPPPPPPPHPHRANLRVVIPTPLAQPLSEDTNYDSAHTQSALNTPVVALQTPTVPAGYSSFGPTDYSSDLGGLTWPTHQRYVVDELYSAATMSSISGLPHLAVSSSTPPPSTSPLPVKIKSEPISPPRDPHGNSGSNGGPSNASNLHHTNLNIGPSSSTGPPPHHVSHPGPQTLNLVSSRPSSNPPPSHSGSITPTNLPSPGSGTVGDIRTNHSSGGGNGGNSSDYENGPLMKRSRITEGWAT from the exons ATGGGTCGAAAGAAGATTCAGATTTCACGTATCACGGACGAACGGAATCGTCAG GTGACCTTTAACAAGCGGAAATTTGGCGTGATGAAGAAGGCGTACGAATTGTCGGTGCTGTGCGACTGCGAGATCGCGCTGATTATCTTCAGTTCGAGCAACAAGCTGTACCAGTATGCGAGCACCGACATGGACAAGGTTCTCCTCAAGTACACCGAGTACAACGAACCCCACGAGTCCCTCACCAACAAGAATATTATCGAG GCGCTCAACAAGAAGGAGCATAAGGGTGCCATGTCTCCAGAGAGCCCGGAACCCGATGCAATCGAATACAATCTTACCCCGCGCACCGAGGCCAAATACACGAAGATTGACGAGGAATTTCAGATGATGATGCAGAGGCATCAACACAATGGCAGCAGG ACAATGGGACAATCGAATTATACGCTACCGGTATCTGTACCAGTAAACAGTTACAGCGAATCTCTTCTTGGATCTAGTCCACAGATGGCACATACCAGCATTTCTCCACGTCCATCATCGTCTGAGACGGATTCAG TGTATCCCCCGGGAGGAATGTTGGAAATGAGCAACGGCTATCCTCCATCGGCGTCACCGTTGGGTGGTTCACCTAGTCCAGGACCTTCGCCCGCACTTGGGGTTGGTGGGGGTAGTGCAAATAAAAGCAGCAATCCGTCTAGGCATTCGCCGCAACCTCCGCCTCCACCGCCACCGCCTCATCCTCACAGGGCTAATCTTCGAGTGGTTATACCAACACCACTTGCGCAACCTCTCTCCGAAGACACTAATTATGAT AGTGCCCACACACAATCTGCGTTGAATACACCTGTAGTAGCATTACAAACACCAACAGTACCAGCCGGATACTCTAGTTTTGGACCAACAGATTACTCCTCGGATCTCGGGGGCCTTACATGGCCCACTCATCAGAGGTACGTTGTTGATGAGTTATATTCGGCAGCCACCATGTCCAGCATCAG TGGTCTTCCTCACCTAGCTGTTTCGAGCAGTACACCACCACCATCCACATCGCCTTTACctgtaaagataaaaagtgaACCCATAAGTCCACCCAGAGATCCGCATGGTAATAGCGGATCTAATGGTGGCCCCAGCAACGCCAGCAATCTACATCATACAAACTTGAACATCGGTCCGTCGTCCAGTACCGGTCCACCGCCACATCATGTGTCTCATCCAGGACCTCAGACACTGAATCTGGTATCGAGCAGACCGAGCAGTAATCCACCTCCGTCCCATTCGGGTAGCATAACACCGACAAATCTACCGTCGCCGGGAAGTGGTACGGTCGGTGATATCAGAACGAACCATTCTAGCGGTGGCGGGAACGGAGGAAACAGTTCAGACTACGAGAACGGACCGCTCATGAAACGCTCGAGAATTACGGAAGGTTGGGCGACTTAA
- the LOC105836654 gene encoding myocyte-specific enhancer factor 2 isoform X3, protein MGRKKIQISRITDERNRQVTFNKRKFGVMKKAYELSVLCDCEIALIIFSSSNKLYQYASTDMDKVLLKYTEYNEPHESLTNKNIIEALNKKEHKGAMSPESPEPDAIEYNLTPRTEAKYTKIDEEFQMMMQRHQHNGSRTMGQSNYTLPVSVPVNSYSESLLGSSPQMAHTSISPRPSSSETDSVYPPGGMLEMSNGYPPSASPLGGSPSPGPSPALGVGGGSANKSSNPSRHSPQPPPPPPPPHPHRANLRVVIPTPLAQPLSEDTNYDSAHTQSALNTPVVALQTPTVPAGYSSFGPTDYSSDLGGLTWPTHQSGLPHLAVSSSTPPPSTSPLPVKIKSEPISPPRDPHGNSGSNGGPSNASNLHHTNLNIGPSSSTGPPPHHVSHPGPQTLNLVSSRPSSNPPPSHSGSITPTNLPSPGSGTVGDIRTNHSSGGGNGGNSSDYENGPLMKRSRITEGWAT, encoded by the exons ATGGGTCGAAAGAAGATTCAGATTTCACGTATCACGGACGAACGGAATCGTCAG GTGACCTTTAACAAGCGGAAATTTGGCGTGATGAAGAAGGCGTACGAATTGTCGGTGCTGTGCGACTGCGAGATCGCGCTGATTATCTTCAGTTCGAGCAACAAGCTGTACCAGTATGCGAGCACCGACATGGACAAGGTTCTCCTCAAGTACACCGAGTACAACGAACCCCACGAGTCCCTCACCAACAAGAATATTATCGAG GCGCTCAACAAGAAGGAGCATAAGGGTGCCATGTCTCCAGAGAGCCCGGAACCCGATGCAATCGAATACAATCTTACCCCGCGCACCGAGGCCAAATACACGAAGATTGACGAGGAATTTCAGATGATGATGCAGAGGCATCAACACAATGGCAGCAGG ACAATGGGACAATCGAATTATACGCTACCGGTATCTGTACCAGTAAACAGTTACAGCGAATCTCTTCTTGGATCTAGTCCACAGATGGCACATACCAGCATTTCTCCACGTCCATCATCGTCTGAGACGGATTCAG TGTATCCCCCGGGAGGAATGTTGGAAATGAGCAACGGCTATCCTCCATCGGCGTCACCGTTGGGTGGTTCACCTAGTCCAGGACCTTCGCCCGCACTTGGGGTTGGTGGGGGTAGTGCAAATAAAAGCAGCAATCCGTCTAGGCATTCGCCGCAACCTCCGCCTCCACCGCCACCGCCTCATCCTCACAGGGCTAATCTTCGAGTGGTTATACCAACACCACTTGCGCAACCTCTCTCCGAAGACACTAATTATGAT AGTGCCCACACACAATCTGCGTTGAATACACCTGTAGTAGCATTACAAACACCAACAGTACCAGCCGGATACTCTAGTTTTGGACCAACAGATTACTCCTCGGATCTCGGGGGCCTTACATGGCCCACTCATCAGAG TGGTCTTCCTCACCTAGCTGTTTCGAGCAGTACACCACCACCATCCACATCGCCTTTACctgtaaagataaaaagtgaACCCATAAGTCCACCCAGAGATCCGCATGGTAATAGCGGATCTAATGGTGGCCCCAGCAACGCCAGCAATCTACATCATACAAACTTGAACATCGGTCCGTCGTCCAGTACCGGTCCACCGCCACATCATGTGTCTCATCCAGGACCTCAGACACTGAATCTGGTATCGAGCAGACCGAGCAGTAATCCACCTCCGTCCCATTCGGGTAGCATAACACCGACAAATCTACCGTCGCCGGGAAGTGGTACGGTCGGTGATATCAGAACGAACCATTCTAGCGGTGGCGGGAACGGAGGAAACAGTTCAGACTACGAGAACGGACCGCTCATGAAACGCTCGAGAATTACGGAAGGTTGGGCGACTTAA
- the LOC105836654 gene encoding myocyte-specific enhancer factor 2 isoform X2, with amino-acid sequence MGRKKIQISRITDERNRQVTFNKRKFGVMKKAYELSVLCDCEIALIIFSSSNKLYQYASTDMDKVLLKYTEYNEPHESLTNKNIIEKEHKGAMSPESPEPDAIEYNLTPRTEAKYTKIDEEFQMMMQRHQHNGSRTMGQSNYTLPVSVPVNSYSESLLGSSPQMAHTSISPRPSSSETDSVYPPGGMLEMSNGYPPSASPLGGSPSPGPSPALGVGGGSANKSSNPSRHSPQPPPPPPPPHPHRANLRVVIPTPLAQPLSEDTNYDSAHTQSALNTPVVALQTPTVPAGYSSFGPTDYSSDLGGLTWPTHQRYVVDELYSAATMSSISGLPHLAVSSSTPPPSTSPLPVKIKSEPISPPRDPHGNSGSNGGPSNASNLHHTNLNIGPSSSTGPPPHHVSHPGPQTLNLVSSRPSSNPPPSHSGSITPTNLPSPGSGTVGDIRTNHSSGGGNGGNSSDYENGPLMKRSRITEGWAT; translated from the exons ATGGGTCGAAAGAAGATTCAGATTTCACGTATCACGGACGAACGGAATCGTCAG GTGACCTTTAACAAGCGGAAATTTGGCGTGATGAAGAAGGCGTACGAATTGTCGGTGCTGTGCGACTGCGAGATCGCGCTGATTATCTTCAGTTCGAGCAACAAGCTGTACCAGTATGCGAGCACCGACATGGACAAGGTTCTCCTCAAGTACACCGAGTACAACGAACCCCACGAGTCCCTCACCAACAAGAATATTATCGAG AAGGAGCATAAGGGTGCCATGTCTCCAGAGAGCCCGGAACCCGATGCAATCGAATACAATCTTACCCCGCGCACCGAGGCCAAATACACGAAGATTGACGAGGAATTTCAGATGATGATGCAGAGGCATCAACACAATGGCAGCAGG ACAATGGGACAATCGAATTATACGCTACCGGTATCTGTACCAGTAAACAGTTACAGCGAATCTCTTCTTGGATCTAGTCCACAGATGGCACATACCAGCATTTCTCCACGTCCATCATCGTCTGAGACGGATTCAG TGTATCCCCCGGGAGGAATGTTGGAAATGAGCAACGGCTATCCTCCATCGGCGTCACCGTTGGGTGGTTCACCTAGTCCAGGACCTTCGCCCGCACTTGGGGTTGGTGGGGGTAGTGCAAATAAAAGCAGCAATCCGTCTAGGCATTCGCCGCAACCTCCGCCTCCACCGCCACCGCCTCATCCTCACAGGGCTAATCTTCGAGTGGTTATACCAACACCACTTGCGCAACCTCTCTCCGAAGACACTAATTATGAT AGTGCCCACACACAATCTGCGTTGAATACACCTGTAGTAGCATTACAAACACCAACAGTACCAGCCGGATACTCTAGTTTTGGACCAACAGATTACTCCTCGGATCTCGGGGGCCTTACATGGCCCACTCATCAGAGGTACGTTGTTGATGAGTTATATTCGGCAGCCACCATGTCCAGCATCAG TGGTCTTCCTCACCTAGCTGTTTCGAGCAGTACACCACCACCATCCACATCGCCTTTACctgtaaagataaaaagtgaACCCATAAGTCCACCCAGAGATCCGCATGGTAATAGCGGATCTAATGGTGGCCCCAGCAACGCCAGCAATCTACATCATACAAACTTGAACATCGGTCCGTCGTCCAGTACCGGTCCACCGCCACATCATGTGTCTCATCCAGGACCTCAGACACTGAATCTGGTATCGAGCAGACCGAGCAGTAATCCACCTCCGTCCCATTCGGGTAGCATAACACCGACAAATCTACCGTCGCCGGGAAGTGGTACGGTCGGTGATATCAGAACGAACCATTCTAGCGGTGGCGGGAACGGAGGAAACAGTTCAGACTACGAGAACGGACCGCTCATGAAACGCTCGAGAATTACGGAAGGTTGGGCGACTTAA